From one Eucalyptus grandis isolate ANBG69807.140 chromosome 9, ASM1654582v1, whole genome shotgun sequence genomic stretch:
- the LOC104420412 gene encoding UPF0481 protein At3g47200-like has product MAIVYDKELLAWYVITLKLRGTVESRLPKKSTYGGEIVSAYEPRPPGSEWVISIEEKLAQAWVPQIVSLGLYHHGEEHLRHLEQHKWRCLHRVLKRSGQGIALYLDSVKKVEWRARACYEGRISMSRNKFVEMMVLDGCFVIEMFLGFAEGFGKLGYAFNDPVFSMQGSILQIQRDMIMLENQILLFM; this is encoded by the exons ATGGCTATTGTTTACGACAAGGAGCTCTTGGCTTGGTATGTGATCACTCTCAAGCTCCGAGGAACTGTGGAATCTCGACTCCCCAAGAAATCAACCTATGGGGGTGAAATCGTCTCCGCCTATGAGCCGAGGCCTCCTGGGTCCGAGTGGGTCATCTCCATTGAAGAGAAGCTCGCGCAAG CCTGGGTCCCCCAGATCGTCTCCCTCGGGCTGTACCACCATGGTGAGGAGCACCTCCGCCATCTGGAGCAGCACAAGTGGCGCTGCCTCCACCGCGTCCTCAAGCGCTCCGGTCAGGGGATAGCCCTCTATCTAGACTCGGTGAAGAAGGTCGAGTGGAGAGCTCGCGCCTGCTATGAGGGAAGGATATCCATGAGCCGCAACAAGTTTGTGGAGATGATGGTTCTCGACGGGTGCTTTGTGATCGAGATGTTCCTGGGGTTCGCTGAGGGATTCGGGAAACTTGGCTACGCTTTCAATGACCCTGTCTTCTCAATGCAAGGATCGATACTCCAAATCCAGCGGGACATGATCATGCTCGAGAATCAGATCCTGCTATTCATGTGA